The proteins below are encoded in one region of Rhododendron vialii isolate Sample 1 chromosome 7a, ASM3025357v1:
- the LOC131334006 gene encoding uncharacterized protein LOC131334006, whose product MASAKKWAGIISYIAGRLYFYLIIFQIPLFSVPCKRGVCTTPIQVTAGHLIGTAKWPAVFVKATLYPGAIFESLLFKTEVPTFNGLLHAYNMTALDDTFDVQRIEILVGSIFSVFGALTSIRPGRTSMLGSSLVTWGILRETLYAIYARRRLEVFTFPTLLVATLLAFLSIKSDVRYLIRSFRPRRQKKEKKA is encoded by the exons ATGGCTTCTGCAAAGAAATGGGCAGGCATCATATCGTACATTGCTGGTCGCTTGTATTTCTATCTCATTATTTTCCAGATTCCTCTCTTCAG CGTACCATGTAAACGCGGAGTTTGCACCACACCGATCCAAGTAACAGCAGGCCACCTTATAGGTACTGCAAAATGGCCTGCTGTTTTTGTGAAGGCTACTCTGTATCCGGGAGCTATTTTCGAATCCCTCCTCTTTAAAACGGAAGTCCCAACCTTCAATGGCCTGCTTCACGCCTACAATATGACCGCTCTTGATGATACATTCGATGTCCAACGCATTGAG ATTCTAGTGGGAAGCATTTTCTCTGTGTTTGGGGCATTGACTTCTATAAGGCCTGGAAGAACAAGCATGCTGGGATCATCCCTCGTAACCTGGGGCATTCTGAGAGAAACTCTGTATGCAATTTATGCACGGAGAAGATTAGAAGTCTTTACATTCCCGACGTTGTTAGTCGCTACGTTGCTTGCCTTCCTCTCCATTAAATCCGACGTGCGATATCTGATACGCAGTTTCCGACCCAGGCGccagaaaaaagagaaaaaggcaTGA
- the LOC131332920 gene encoding probable aspartic proteinase GIP2 has product MASSETLIFSLFLLSLISHTFSHHPTPTPTALVLPISKHPSALQYTTTLTQSTPPSPLTLVIDLSGPFLWLSCGSTHHSSSTSKPVQCHSPHCSLLPHSNKNCHKNKTCILLSKNKFTQKVSAGELSEDILSVQSTNGLYATSIVSVPRFPFLCLAQESLSLGLATGAKGVAGLGHDRLGLPAQLAHAFNFSRKFALCLSPSADAATGVLFFGDGPYAFSPGIDVSKLLIFTPLIHKSSTYSFEYFIKVKSVRVDGKNLPLNSTLLTMISTVHPYGILESSVYKHLARGFIEAANATRVAPVPPFDVCFSTRSENGGLMRPAMPVLDLVLQHEKVFWRIFESNSMVPVGNDTTCLGFLDGGPNPGASIIIGGHQLEDNLLQFDSVSSRLGFTSSLFLRQTDCASFNWH; this is encoded by the coding sequence ATGGCTTCCTCTGAAAcccttattttctctctcttcctcctctctctaaTCTCTCACACCTTCTCCCACCACCCCACCCCAACACCAACTGCGCTTGTCCTTCCAATCTCAAAGCACCCCTCAGCCCTCCAATACACCACCACACTCACCCAAAGCACCCCTCCCTCACCCCTCACTCTTGTCATTGACCTGAGTGGCCCCTTTCTGTGGCTCTCCTGTGGCTCAACTCATCACAGCTCTTCCACATCCAAACCAGTCCAATGCCACTCTCCCCATTGCTCCCTACTACCCCATTCCAACAAAAACTGCCACAAAAACAAAACCTGCATTCTCCTTTCCAAAAACAAGTTCACCCAGAAGGTATCAGCtggtgagctgagtgaggacATTCTCTCTGTCCAATCAACCAATGGGTTGTACGCTACTTCCATCGTCTCGGTCCCGCGATTTCCCTTCTTGTGCCTTGCACAGGAATCGCTATCGCTCGGTCTAGCTACCGGGGCGAAAGGGGTAGCCGGCCTTGGCCACGACCGGCTGGGGTTGCCGGCTCAGCTGGCCCACGCGTTTAACTTCAGCCGGAAATTCGCCCTGTGTCTTTCTCCCTCTGCTGACGCCGCCACCGGCGTTTTGTTTTTCGGCGATGGGCCTTATGCTTTTTCTCCTGGTATTGATGTTTCCAAGTTACTTATTTTCACTCCCCTTATCCACAAAAGTAGTACTTATTCATTTGAGTACTTTATCAAAGTTAAATCCGTAAGGGTAGATGGAAAGAATTTACCCTTGAATTCAACTTTGCTGACGATGATTAGCACGGTTCACCCTTACGGTATTTTAGAATCCTCTGTATACAAACATCTGGCTCGGGGTTTTATCGAGGCCGCGAATGCTACTAGAGTTGCACCGGTACCGCCATTTGACGTTTGTTTTAGCACGCGGAGCGAAAACGGAGGTCTAATGAGGCCGGCCATGCCGGTTTTAGACCTTGTTTTGCAACACGAGAAAGTGTTCTGGAGGATTTTCGAGAGTAACTCAATGGTGCCGGTGGGGAACGACACAACTTGCCTAGGCTTTTTGGACGGAGGTCCGAATCCAGGGGCTTCTATCATCATTGGAGGGCACCAGTTGGAGGATAATCTGTTACAATTTGATTCGGTTTCATCAAGGTTAGGGTTCACTTCTTCACTGTTCTTGAGGCAGACAGATTGTGCTAGTTTTAACTGGCATTGA
- the LOC131333291 gene encoding signal peptidase complex subunit 3B-like: protein MHSFGYRANALLTFALTILALICAMASFSDNLNSPSPSAHVQVLNINWFQKSSQGNDEVSLTLNVSANLQSLFTWNTKQVFVFLAAEYETPKNSLNQVSLWDGIIPAKEYAQFGIHTTNKYHFDDQGSNLRGREYNLTLHWHVMPKTGKMFADKLVMSGFRFPEEYR, encoded by the exons ATGCATTCTTTCGGGTACAGAGCTAACGCCTTGCTAACGTTCGCCTTGACGATTCTGGCCCTAATATGCGCCATGGCCTCTTTCTCCGACAACCTTaattctccctctccctccgcCCATGTTCAG GTTTTGAACATTAATTGGTTCCAGAAGTCTTCCCAAGGAAACGACGAG GTCAGCTTGACATTGAATGTATCAGCAAACTTACAGTCTTTGTTTACGTGGAATACAAAGCAG gtttttgtatttttagctGCGGAGTATGAAACTCCTAAAAATTCCCTGAATCAG GTGTCCCTTTGGGATGGTATTATACCTGCGAAAGAATATGCGCAATTTGGGATCCATACTACAAACAAGTATCATTTCGATGATCAG GGAAGTAATCTCAGGGGTAGAGAATACAACTTGACTTTACATTGGCATGTCATGCCCAAAACTGGCAAGATGTTTGCTGATAAATTAGTGATGTCTGGTTTTCGTTTCCCAGAGGAATATAGATGA
- the LOC131333290 gene encoding mechanosensitive ion channel protein 1, mitochondrial-like: MEFRDMLAINAMFSMLPTFDDQVFDLYPNRRKGFDPLGFITAVLTMVGVFVPLVFREMHKSQGPALLICGTRLWGRVSYQKSFLAALELPVTFLATVIATLLMGTTVGRPIAIELRYAAPIFSGALMASLVWFLDQWKRNILARALGIRSIPVVERENLLIFNRISTMYLFLNGVMLVAIIFIGVVPLWISIIAIVIPGVIGGLVLFYHLNCPGICMSSAGNGLDFAPAIAGKDIVRNVFSGVKLIMFELSVGKIIRVHDVNAQVVGVGLTTTCLLMNERIPLTVPNSLLLKLWIHDQAVGVFGAFDRWDAMVAKVPLQTFDIDKIPETSNDIKQILISSPKVCLEEPPFCFLSQTQGAVDLILGCSLRYMSENELILTKKEFLTQSIQIIKQHGATLACSLGDLLDSC, translated from the exons ATGGAATTTCGCGACATGCTTGCTATTAATGCTATGTTTTCCATGCTTCCCACCTTCGATGACCAG GTGTTTGATCTGTACCCAAATCGCAGAAAGGGATTTGATCCACTCGGTTTTATAACCGCTGTTCTTACGATGGTTGGGGTGTTCGTGCCATTGGTCTTTAGGGAAATGCACAAATCGCAAGGTCCAGCTTTGTTGATTTGTGGGACCAGGTTATGGGGGCGTGTATCATATCAAAAAAGCTTTCTAGCTGCACTGGAGCTTCCTGTGACCTTTCTAGCTACTGTGATTGCAACTCTCCTAAT GGGCACCACAGTTGGACGACCAATAGCAATTGAATTACGATATGCTGCACCAATTTTTTCGGGGGCTCTGATGGCTTCATTAGTATGGTTTTTGGATCAGTGGAAGAGAAATATCCTTGCAAGAGCTCTGGGAATTAGGAGCATTCCAGTGGTTGAAAGGGAAAATTTGTTAATATTCAACAGAATTTCAACCATGTATCTATTTCTCAACGGAGTGATGTTGGTGGCTATTATATTTATCGGGGTTGTGCCATTGTGGATTTCTATCATAGCAATTGTGATTCCTGGTGTCATAGGAG GTCTTGTTCTGTTCTACCATTTGAATTGCCCAGGAATTTGTATGTCCTCTGCTGGAAACG GACTTGATTTTGCTCCTGCTATTGCTGGCAAAGACATTGTTCGAAATGTTTTCAGTGGGGTGAAGTTGATCATGTTTGAGCTTTCAGTTGGAAAGATAATAAGA GTTCATGATGTAAATGCCCAAGTTGTGGGAGTGGGACTTACAACCACTTGCTTGCTAATGAATGAGAGAATCCCTCTCACAGTTCCAAATTCACTGCTCCTTAAGTTGTGGATTCATGATCAG GCGGTTGGAGTATTTGGAGCGTTCGACCGCTGGGATGCCATGGTTGCAAAAGTTCCTCTGCAAACCTTTGATATTGATAAGATTCCTGAGACATCAAATGACATAAAGCAGATTCTCATATCAAGTCCAAAAGTATGTTTGGAAGAGCCCCCGTTTTGCTTTTTGTCTCAGACACAGGGAGCGGTTGACTTGATTCTAGGTTGCAGTTTGAGATACATG AGTGAAAACGAACTGATATTGACAAAGAAAGAGTTTCTCACCCAGTCAATTCAGATAATCAAGCAACATGGGGCTACGTTGGCTTGCAGCCTTGGAGATCTGTTGGATTCATGTTGA